From Phragmites australis chromosome 5, lpPhrAust1.1, whole genome shotgun sequence, a single genomic window includes:
- the LOC133919964 gene encoding probable alpha,alpha-trehalose-phosphate synthase [UDP-forming] 11 isoform X1: MPSLSCHNLLDLAAADEVPLPSPTPLRLPRVMSVASPASPTSPSPPAPPRRVIVSHRLPLCAAPDPASPFGFSFSVDADTVAYQLRSGLPANAPVLHIGTLPPAATEAASDELSNYLVTNFSCLPVYLPSNLHRRFYHGFCKHYLWPLLHYLLPLTPSSLGGLPFDRTLYHSFLSANRAFADRLTEVLSPDEDLVWIHDYHLLALPTFLRKRFPRAKVGFFLHSPFPSSEIFRTIPVREDLVRALLNADLVGFHTFDYARHFLSACSRLLGLDYQSKRGYIGIEYYGRTVTVKILPVGIDMGQLRSVVSAPETGEVVRRVADAYKGRRLMVGVDDVDLFKGIGLKFLAMEQLLVEHPELRGRAVLVQIANPARSEGRDVQGVQDEARAISARVNARFGSPGYTPVVLIDGPVTAHEKAAYYAAAECCVLNAVRDGLNRIPYIYTVCRQEGDDAPKRSVIVLSEFVGCSPSLSGAIRVNPWSVESVAEAMNAALRMSEAEQRLRHEKHYKYVSTHDVAYWARSFDQDLQRACKDHFSRRHWGIGFGMSFKVVALGPNFRRLSVEHIVPSYRRTDNRLILLDYDGTVMPENSIDKTPSSEVISVLNRFCEDPKNRVFIVSGRGKDELSKWFAPCEKLGIAAEHGYFTRWSKDAPWETSGLAVDFVWKKAAEPVMQLYTEATDGSYIEQKESAIVWHHHEADPDFGSCQAKELLDHLENVLANEPVVVKRGQHIVEVKPQGISKGVVVESLLSSMVKTGKPPDFVLCIGDDRSDEDMFESIVCPSNSSVKLPATSEVFACTVGKKPSMAKYYLDDTVDVIKMLQGLANAPSQRPRPAVQLRVSFEGLL; encoded by the exons ATGCCTTCGCTCTCCTGCCACAACCTCCTCGACCTCGCTGCGGCCGACGAGGTGCCCCTGCCGTCGCCCACGCCGCTCCGCCTCCCGCGTGTCATGTCCGTTGCGTCCCCGGCCTCGCCCACCTCCCCTTCCCCGCCCGCCCCGCCGCGCCgcgtgatcgtctcccaccggCTCCCGCTCTGCGCAGCGCCCGACCCGGCGTCGCCGTTCGGGTTCTCCTTCTCCGTCGACGCCGACACCGTCGCCTACCAGCTCCGCTCGGGGCTTCCCGCCAACGCGCCCGTCCTCCACATCGGCACCCTCCCGCCGGCCGCGACCGAGGCGGCCTCCGATGAGTTGTCCAACTACCTGGTGACGAATTTCTCGTGCCTGCCGGTGTACCTGCCCAGCAACCTCCACCGCCGGTTCTACCACGGCTTCTGCAAGCACTACCTGTGGCCGCTCCTCCATTACCTCCTCCCGCTCACGCCGTCGTCGCTCGGCGGCCTCCCGTTCGACCGAACGCTCTACCACTCCTTCCTCTCGGCGAACAGGGCTTTCGCCGACCGCCTCACGGAGGTGCTCAGCCCCGACGAGGACCTCGTCTGGATCCATGACTACCACCTGCTCGCGCTGCCCACCTTCCTCCGCAAGCGCTTCCCGCGTGCCAAGGTCGGATTCTTCCTCCACTCGCCGTTCCCCTCCTCGGAGATCTTCCGCACCATACCCGTCAGGGAGGACCTCGTCCGCGCCCTCCTAAACGCCGACCTCGTCGGCTTCCACACCTTTGACTACGCGCGGCACTTCCTGTCCGCGTGCTCGCGGCTGCTCGGCCTGGACTACCAGTCCAAGCGCGGCTACATCGGCATCGAGTACTACGGTCGCACGGTGACGGTCAAGATACTACCCGTCGGGATCGACATGGGACAGCTGAGATCGGTGGTCTCCGCGCCGGAGACGGGGGAGGTCGTACGGCGGGTGGCCGATGCGTACAAGGGGCGGCGCCTGATGGTCGGCGTCGATGACGTCGATCTGTTCAAGGGCATTGGGCTCAAATTCCTGGCGATGGAGCAGCTGCTCGTCGAGCACCCGGAGCTCCGTGGCCGCGCCGTGCTCGTGCAGATCGCCAACCCGGCGCGCAGCGAGGGGCGCGACGTGCAGGGCGTGCAGGACGAGGCCAGGGCCATCAGCGCCCGGGTCAATGCGCGGTTCGGCTCCCCCGGGTACACGCCGGTCGTGCTGATCGACGGCCCGGTGACGGCGCACGAGAAGGCGGCGTACTACGCGGCCGCCGAGTGCTGCGTTCTGAACGCCGTGCGCGACGGGCTCAACCGGATACCGTACATCTACACGGTGTGCCGGCAGGAAGGGGACGACGCGCCCAAGCGGAGCGTCATCGTGCTGTCGGAGTTCGTTGGGTGCTCCCCGTCGCTGAGCGGCGCGATCCGCGTCAACCCGTGGAGCGTGGAGTCCGTCGCGGAGGCCATGAACGCTGCGCTGCGGATGTCTGAGGCCGAGCAGAGGCTGCGGCACGAGAAGCACTACAAGTACGTGAGCACCCACGACGTGGCCTACTGGGCCCGGTCGTTCGACCAGGACCTGCAGCGCGCCTGCAAGGACCATTTCTCGCGGCGGCATTGGGGGATCGGGTTCGGCATGAGCTTCAAGGTGGTGGCGCTCGGCCCAAATTTCAGGCGGCTCTCTGTCGAGCACATTGTGCCGTCGTACCGGAGGACGGATAACCGGCTGATTCTCCTGGACTACGACGGCACCGTGATGCCGGAGAATTCTATTGACAAGACGCCGAGCAGTGAGGTCATCTCTGTCTTGAATCGTTTCTGTGAGGACCCCAAGAACAGGGTGTTCATTGTGAGCGGGCGGGGGAAGGACGAACTCAGTAAGTGGTTCGCGCCCTGCGAGAAGCTTGGCATCGCCGCCGAGCACGGTTACTTCACCAG GTGGAGCAAAGACGCACCATGGGAGACCTCAGGGCTGGCCGTGGACTTCGTTTGGAAGAAGGCCGCCGAACCAGTGATGCAGCTGTACACAGAGGCAACAGACGGTTCCTACATCGAACAGAAGGAAAGCGCGATAGTTTGGCATCACCATGAGGCGGATCCGGATTTTGGTTCCTGCCAGGCCAAGGAACTGCTCGACCATCTCGAAAACGTGCTTGCCAATGAACCCGTGGTTGTTAAGAGGGGCCAGCACATCGTCGAAGTTAAACCTCAG GGCATAAGCAAAGGAGTGGTTGTGGAGAGCCTTCTGTCATCCATGGTCAAAACCGGCAAGCCGCCGGATTTCGTGCTGTGCATCGGCGACGACCGTTCTGACGAGGACATGTTTGAGAGCATCGTGTGCCCGTCGAACAGCAGTGTTAAGCTCCCGGCGACCAGCGAGGTGTTCGCCTGCACGGTCGGTAAGAAGCCGAGCATGGCCAAGTACTACCTCGACGACACCGTGGACGTCATCAAGATGCTGCAGGGCCTGGCCAATGCGCCGTCGCAACGGCCAAGGCCGGCGGTGCAGCTCCGGGTCTCGTTCGAAGGTTTACTGTGA
- the LOC133919964 gene encoding probable alpha,alpha-trehalose-phosphate synthase [UDP-forming] 11 isoform X2 produces MPSLSCHNLLDLAAADEVPLPSPTPLRLPRVMSVASPASPTSPSPPAPPRRVIVSHRLPLCAAPDPASPFGFSFSVDADTVAYQLRSGLPANAPVLHIGTLPPAATEAASDELSNYLVTNFSCLPVYLPSNLHRRFYHGFCKHYLWPLLHYLLPLTPSSLGGLPFDRTLYHSFLSANRAFADRLTEVLSPDEDLVWIHDYHLLALPTFLRKRFPRAKVGFFLHSPFPSSEIFRTIPVREDLVRALLNADLVGFHTFDYARHFLSACSRLLGLDYQSKRGYIGIEYYGRTVTVKILPVGIDMGQLRSVVSAPETGEVVRRVADAYKGRRLMVGVDDVDLFKGIGLKFLAMEQLLVEHPELRGRAVLVQIANPARSEGRDVQGVQDEARAISARVNARFGSPGYTPVVLIDGPVTAHEKAAYYAAAECCVLNAVRDGLNRIPYIYTVCRQEGDDAPKRSVIVLSEFVGCSPSLSGAIRVNPWSVESVAEAMNAALRMSEAEQRLRHEKHYKYVSTHDVAYWARSFDQDLQRACKDHFSRRHWGIGFGMSFKVVALGPNFRRLSVEHIVPSYRRTDNRLILLDYDGTVMPENSIDKTPSSEVISVLNRFCEDPKNRVFIVSGRGKDELSKWFAPCEKLGIAAEHGYFTRWSKDAPWETSGLAVDFVWKKAAEPVMQLYTEATDGSYIEQKESAIVWHHHEADPDFGSCQAKELLDHLENVLANEPVVVKRGQHIVEVKPQDW; encoded by the exons ATGCCTTCGCTCTCCTGCCACAACCTCCTCGACCTCGCTGCGGCCGACGAGGTGCCCCTGCCGTCGCCCACGCCGCTCCGCCTCCCGCGTGTCATGTCCGTTGCGTCCCCGGCCTCGCCCACCTCCCCTTCCCCGCCCGCCCCGCCGCGCCgcgtgatcgtctcccaccggCTCCCGCTCTGCGCAGCGCCCGACCCGGCGTCGCCGTTCGGGTTCTCCTTCTCCGTCGACGCCGACACCGTCGCCTACCAGCTCCGCTCGGGGCTTCCCGCCAACGCGCCCGTCCTCCACATCGGCACCCTCCCGCCGGCCGCGACCGAGGCGGCCTCCGATGAGTTGTCCAACTACCTGGTGACGAATTTCTCGTGCCTGCCGGTGTACCTGCCCAGCAACCTCCACCGCCGGTTCTACCACGGCTTCTGCAAGCACTACCTGTGGCCGCTCCTCCATTACCTCCTCCCGCTCACGCCGTCGTCGCTCGGCGGCCTCCCGTTCGACCGAACGCTCTACCACTCCTTCCTCTCGGCGAACAGGGCTTTCGCCGACCGCCTCACGGAGGTGCTCAGCCCCGACGAGGACCTCGTCTGGATCCATGACTACCACCTGCTCGCGCTGCCCACCTTCCTCCGCAAGCGCTTCCCGCGTGCCAAGGTCGGATTCTTCCTCCACTCGCCGTTCCCCTCCTCGGAGATCTTCCGCACCATACCCGTCAGGGAGGACCTCGTCCGCGCCCTCCTAAACGCCGACCTCGTCGGCTTCCACACCTTTGACTACGCGCGGCACTTCCTGTCCGCGTGCTCGCGGCTGCTCGGCCTGGACTACCAGTCCAAGCGCGGCTACATCGGCATCGAGTACTACGGTCGCACGGTGACGGTCAAGATACTACCCGTCGGGATCGACATGGGACAGCTGAGATCGGTGGTCTCCGCGCCGGAGACGGGGGAGGTCGTACGGCGGGTGGCCGATGCGTACAAGGGGCGGCGCCTGATGGTCGGCGTCGATGACGTCGATCTGTTCAAGGGCATTGGGCTCAAATTCCTGGCGATGGAGCAGCTGCTCGTCGAGCACCCGGAGCTCCGTGGCCGCGCCGTGCTCGTGCAGATCGCCAACCCGGCGCGCAGCGAGGGGCGCGACGTGCAGGGCGTGCAGGACGAGGCCAGGGCCATCAGCGCCCGGGTCAATGCGCGGTTCGGCTCCCCCGGGTACACGCCGGTCGTGCTGATCGACGGCCCGGTGACGGCGCACGAGAAGGCGGCGTACTACGCGGCCGCCGAGTGCTGCGTTCTGAACGCCGTGCGCGACGGGCTCAACCGGATACCGTACATCTACACGGTGTGCCGGCAGGAAGGGGACGACGCGCCCAAGCGGAGCGTCATCGTGCTGTCGGAGTTCGTTGGGTGCTCCCCGTCGCTGAGCGGCGCGATCCGCGTCAACCCGTGGAGCGTGGAGTCCGTCGCGGAGGCCATGAACGCTGCGCTGCGGATGTCTGAGGCCGAGCAGAGGCTGCGGCACGAGAAGCACTACAAGTACGTGAGCACCCACGACGTGGCCTACTGGGCCCGGTCGTTCGACCAGGACCTGCAGCGCGCCTGCAAGGACCATTTCTCGCGGCGGCATTGGGGGATCGGGTTCGGCATGAGCTTCAAGGTGGTGGCGCTCGGCCCAAATTTCAGGCGGCTCTCTGTCGAGCACATTGTGCCGTCGTACCGGAGGACGGATAACCGGCTGATTCTCCTGGACTACGACGGCACCGTGATGCCGGAGAATTCTATTGACAAGACGCCGAGCAGTGAGGTCATCTCTGTCTTGAATCGTTTCTGTGAGGACCCCAAGAACAGGGTGTTCATTGTGAGCGGGCGGGGGAAGGACGAACTCAGTAAGTGGTTCGCGCCCTGCGAGAAGCTTGGCATCGCCGCCGAGCACGGTTACTTCACCAG GTGGAGCAAAGACGCACCATGGGAGACCTCAGGGCTGGCCGTGGACTTCGTTTGGAAGAAGGCCGCCGAACCAGTGATGCAGCTGTACACAGAGGCAACAGACGGTTCCTACATCGAACAGAAGGAAAGCGCGATAGTTTGGCATCACCATGAGGCGGATCCGGATTTTGGTTCCTGCCAGGCCAAGGAACTGCTCGACCATCTCGAAAACGTGCTTGCCAATGAACCCGTGGTTGTTAAGAGGGGCCAGCACATCGTCGAAGTTAAACCTCAG GATTGGTAG